The proteins below are encoded in one region of Ricinus communis isolate WT05 ecotype wild-type chromosome 6, ASM1957865v1, whole genome shotgun sequence:
- the LOC8260782 gene encoding protein gamma response 1, with amino-acid sequence MKGNEELEYDPKSGFQVEIDVDDGDAKYVSKYSAILVATIQEAKDRISQIEYVFCNQLYSHFQFQSKCFQKMYLEAKKEADDLWKDKEKDLLIQIDKLKFENQQVFEENRCLKLEKDSVLSLRERNQQIRIDKLEQEVRQKSKEVDEGMELQNRLLQLVQTKSSMALEKGKQLKEREEKIDVLLAKVNSLEKEVEELKGKVEEKMEKVAEKKELAQGLYKNIELLMRELAKSGESLSVLEKEKKNWEWKTKCLEDNVTELKKNLGKKMEEVEEGRVLRAELLQQIDMNKTEILKQKKQLEESENEKELLMEKINVLEEKINAQNEHILRSSKVDEGEDSEEKLLQQIDLKDSQLMAVKKSHRDLLDKYKRLKSQYNYLCNKSGLTEENMIPQIKIEDESGSLMYQKNLQTSPDFERKHADTSAAAICEMKRVKIENEASDGLEDDKTVKAIPMSSFQSPTSSHIAPKCPPTAKSAPVIGTKRPTSRWIETRSHQRRDGPDPHDDFLDTPLENLKGTLNKATKGKAHDLEIPVQNLQPESSDDETQDMNVDPGPEKQQVTLPVAGQKAFKYVEPVRKKAERKNLQGVECKQCKKFYDAVLPDGGKDAGGNNQNFRCEHHDDVSRHRYKYIPPMTPEGFWNIGFESEM; translated from the exons ATGAAGGGAAATGAGGAGCTTGAATATGATCCAAAATCAGGGTTTCAAGTGGAAAttgatgttgatgatggtgATGCAAAGTATGTGTCTAAGTATAGTGCTATACTTGTTGCAACAATTCAAGAAGCAAAGGATAGGATTTCTCAAATAGAGTATGTATTTTGCAATCAGCTATACTCCCATTTCCAATTTCAATCTAAATGCTTTCAGAAAATGTATTTGGAGGCTAAAAAGGAAGCAGACGATTTGTGGAAAGACAAGGAGAAAGATCTACTTATCCAGATTGataaacttaaatttgaaaaccaaCAAGTTTTCGAAGAGAATCGATGTTTAAAGCTTGAAAAGGATAGCGTGTTAAGTTTGAGAGAAAGAAATCAGCAAATTAGAATTGATAAGTTAGAGCAGGAAGTTAGGCAGAAATCAAAGGAAGTTGATGAGGGAATGGAATTGCAGAATAGATTGCTACAACTCGTTCAGACTAAATCGTCTATGGCATTGGAAAAGGGGAAACAATTAAAAGAGCGCGAAGAAAAGATAGATGTGCTGCTTGCAAAAGTGAATAGTTTAGAGAAAGAAGTTGAAGAACTTAAAGGGAAGGTTGAAGAAAAGATGGAGAAGGTAGCTGAGAAAAAAGAGTTGGCCCAGGGCTTATACAAAAACATAGAATTGCTGATGAGGGAGTTAGCAAAAAGTGGAGAGTCATTGAGTGTGCttgaaaaggagaagaaaaactGGGAATGGAAGACAAAATGCTTGGAAGATAATGTAACTGAACTTAAGAAGAATCTCGGGAAAAAAATGGAAGAAGTTGAGGAGGGAAGAGTATTGCGAGCAGAACTTCTTCAGCAGATTGATATGAATAAAACGGAAATATTGAAGCAGAAAAAACAATTGGAGGAGTCTGAGAATGAAAAGGAACTGCTCATGGAGAAAATAAATGTTCTAGAGGAGAAAATCAACGCACAAAACGAACATATCTTAAGGAGCTCTAAGGTGGATGAAGGAGAGGATTCAGAGGAAAAGCTACTTCAGCAAATTGACTTGAAAGACTCTCAGTTAATGGCTGTGAAGAAGAGCCACAGGGATCTCCTTGATAAATACAAAAGGTTGAAGTCTCAATATAACTATCTGTGCAACAAGTCTGGCCTTACTGAAGAGAATATGATTCCTCAGATCAAAATAGAAGATGAAAGTGGCTCATTAATGTATCAAAAAAATCTACAAACTTCACCTG ATTTTGAGAGGAAACATGCAGATACTTCTGCAGCAGCGATATGTGAGATGAAAAgagtaaaaattgaaaatgaagcCAGTGATGGTTTGGAGGATGATAAGACGGTCAAAGCAATTCCTATGTCAAGTTTCCAATCTCCTACATCCAGTCATATTGCGCCAAAATGTCCTCCCACTGCAAAATCGGCTCCAGTGATTGGTACAAAGCGACCTACATCCCGTTGGATAGAAACTAGGTCCCATCAACGCAGAGATGGGCCTGACCCTCATGATGATTTCCTTGACACCCCTCTTGAGAACCTCAAAGGAACCTTGAACAAAGCCACGAAAGGAAAAGCTCATGATCTTGAAATCCCAGTTCAGAATTTGCAGCCTGAGAGTTCAGATGATGAAACACAAGATATGAATGTTGATCCTGGCCCAGAAAAGCAGCAGGTGACACTTCCAGTGGCCGGCCAAAAGGCGTTCAAGTATGTTGAACCAGTTAGAAAGAAAGCTGAGCGGAAGAATTTGCAAGGAGTTGAATGCAAGCAGTGCAAGAAATTCTATGATGCAGTGCTTCCTGATGGAGGCAAGGATGCTGGTGGTAATAACCAGAATTTCCGCTGTGAGCATCATGATGATGTTTCTAGGCATAGGTACAAATACATCCCTCCTATGACTCCTGAAGGATTTTGGAATATTGGATTTGAATCTGAAATGTGA